The sequence GCCCGCCGGACCTCCTGCGCGTGCCGCTCGAGGTGGAGCAGCGGCAGGCCGACCGGGTGCGGCGGGTGAAGCGCGAGCGGGACGCGGCCGCGGCGCGCGCGGCCCTGCAGCGGGTGCGCGCAGCCGCGGAGTCGGACGAGAACCTGATGCCGCCGCTCGTCGCCGCCGTGAAGGCGATGTGCACGGTGGGCGAGATCGCGGACGTCTACCGCCAGGTCTTCGGCCAGTACCGGGACCCGGCATGGCTGTAGGCCGCCCGCTTCGCATCCTGGTGGCGAAGCCCGGCCTCGACGGGCACGACCGCGGCGCCAAGATCATCGCGCGGGCGCTGCGCGACGCGGGCTTCGAGGTGATCTACACGGGCCTCCACCAGACGCCCGAGATGGTCGCCGAGGCGGCCGTCCAGGAGGACGTCGATGCGGTCGGGCTCTCGATCCTCTCCGGCGCCCACCTGACGCTCTTCCCCGCCGTCGTCGACGAGCTCAGGCGCCGTGGCGGGGGCGACAAGGTCGTCTTCGGCGGCGGCATCATCCCCGACGAGGACATCCCGGCGCTCGGCAAGGCCGGCGTCGCCAAGATCTTCACCCCCGGCGCCTCGACACAGGAGATCGTCGATTGGATCCGCGCCAACGTCCAGCCGCGGGTCGCCTGATGGATTTCACGCTCTCCGACGAGCACCGCCACATCCAGGAGACGATCCGCGACTTCGGCGAGCGCGAGGTGAAGCCGCACGCGGCCGCCTGGGACCGCGAGGAGCGCTTCCCGCACGAGACCGTGAAGCGCCTGGGCGAGCTCGGCTTCATGGGCGTCGCGCTCCCCGAGGACGTGGGCGGCGGCGGCGCCGACACGCTCGCGAACCTGCTCGTGGTCGAGGGCATCGCGCGCTACGACGCCTCCCTGGGCCTCACCGTCGCCAGCCACACCGGCCTCGCCTCGGGCCACATCAACGTCTTCGGGAGCGAGGCGCTCCGCCGCCGCT is a genomic window of Deltaproteobacteria bacterium containing:
- a CDS encoding acyl-CoA dehydrogenase; this encodes MDFTLSDEHRHIQETIRDFGEREVKPHAAAWDREERFPHETVKRLGELGFMGVALPEDVGGGGADTLANLLVVEGIARYDASLGLTVASHTGLASGHINVFGSEALRRRYLPRMARGEWLGAWCLTEPGSGSDAAALRTRAVRDGDS
- a CDS encoding cobalamin B12-binding domain-containing protein; amino-acid sequence: MAVGRPLRILVAKPGLDGHDRGAKIIARALRDAGFEVIYTGLHQTPEMVAEAAVQEDVDAVGLSILSGAHLTLFPAVVDELRRRGGGDKVVFGGGIIPDEDIPALGKAGVAKIFTPGASTQEIVDWIRANVQPRVA